A segment of the Panicum hallii strain FIL2 chromosome 1, PHallii_v3.1, whole genome shotgun sequence genome:
TATTTTTCAATTGCACCTTGTTAATGGTTAATGCCAAATTCTAGTAAATCACTTGCACGTTGTTTATTAATTACTATTAAACCTTGCGCTACCTACTATGTATTTGGAGAGATATTCagagtatgaatttatacatgCATGGCCAAAGAAGACGCATAAACGTAAACCTATCAGAAATTCTGTTCATGCACTAGCCATGTGCCGGTAGGTCCCGCTTTTCAGTGCTCCAAGCCCACCGTAGTTGTGGGCGTAGCAGCGTTTCCGTGGGTGCGAGCGGAAGTACCCGTGAGAATTGACGCGCGGAATTGAGGGCCATCCAGGTCCATAAACTCCTCCCGGCGCGCAGCACCATCTGCGGCCTCAGATTTGACGGCTCATTTGGCTGCATGCGCCATGGACTCCCGGTAGGACAACTGCACCGCAGGATTTGTTATTTTTCCTCTTCAGATGCCCACCCAATGCGCCAGGCAGTCAGGCACTAAGCACCAGATTTGCATCTCCATTAGCTGCTGAAACTGCAGACGATCTCTTCTCTTTCGGAAGCTCATCTAGGGATGTGATCCGATCTGGAACGCAGCCTGCCATGGGCGTGATCTCCGTGAGACTGTGGTGGCCAGCAGTACAGTAGTATGTGTGAAGGCAGCAGTGGGTAGTGGCAGTGCCGCCAATCGCCATCGTCTGGTACGACTGGGCTACTGGTAGTGTACCAAACGAAAAGGATAATTTCCCCTGCCGACACTAGGAAAGGCGCCCACAATAAATCCGCCCGTCGCAAATCACAGATCGTCTGACCAAAGAATCCCAACCGGGGGCGAGACCGACGGCTGCGTgcgtcgccgtcgccgagcCAGATCCACCGGAGCCGGCAGGCGCGACCAGTGCAGTGCGGCGGCAGGAAGGATAGCCACTGCCATGGGCGCGCGCCTGGGACCGAGCACAGGTTTGCATTGACCAGCAAACACGACCAGTTCTGCGCCTGCGGCGCCCGCCCAACACGTTGCCAAAATTAACTCCTGGCTACTGCCCCGCCCGTCGCCCACGCCGTTCTGAGGAGCGAGCTCTGGGCCACAGGCAGCCCCCACGGCCCCCGCTggggccgccgcgccgcgcgtcgCCAGGGCAGGGccacccgcccgcccgcccgcccgctcaCATGGCCTGCGCGGCTGGTGCGTCGACCGCCATGGCTAGTGCCCACGACGGCCACTGCCACCTCTTCTCAATCGTGCAACGGCACCCCACGCGGCCTGGCCGCCGGCTTCCCCCGACTCCCCGAGTGCTCCTTGTCGGTTGGAAGCGCAACTTTGGGTGCGGGTGCCATGGCCCATGGAACGCACGAGGCCTCGGAAATGACGCGCCTCGCAGAACCGGTTGATTTTTTCCCAATAAAGACGTTGGCACTTACGCACAGGATTAACTTGAGGTTAGGGTAGATCAAGTTCTTTTGAGGTTATGTGCTCTATTTGCATCCGGCGCGCGTGCAACTCTGAAAAAAAAACTGAATCCGTTCTAACATGATGGCTTGGTCAGCAGTTAGACCCAAGAACTGTCTAAAAGATGTGCCAGGAACAATCTGCATAAATAAACCTGATTGCACAGTGACAATACACCAGCACACGAACAGGCATGCACCTGCTGTTGCTGGTAAAGCTCACACGGTTGCACCGGGCCCAAGCAAGCAAGCAGCCTGCCTGGCGGTAGCGAGGCGAGAGCTGGCACACGGGCAGGGCAAAACAGGCGAGCGTGCCATAGTAAAGCGCTACCAGACGCGCCGTGAGGCGGAGCGAGCGGCGAAGACTATGCGCCCTCGGCACCAAACGTGAAAACAACGGCGAGCCGGGCTAATATCGCAACGTCTACAGAATCCAGATACACGGCACGCTGTTTTTCGTGACAGTGGCATGCATCGGCTAGGTATGGTTCACACGCTGATCTTGGGATATTTGAATTTCATCTGGATAATAATTCCATGGATCTAAATGACCATGGCCCAGCTTCACCTATCGTGCTTGTCGCATGCGGCGTCACTCGTGACGGCTTCTATTTTCAGATAATTTGGTCCTGTACAACATGAGCATTTCAGGTGGCTGATTTCTGCCCTACCTAAAGGTTTGACTCAGATTGCGACTATTATAGAGTGTAGGTCATACCTAATGCCAGTGGCCTACCTATGCTCAGGGATAGGCTCACCAAATTATGGGTGGTTAGCATCTAGCGCTGGTCGCAAGCTTACATCTTCATTTATTTACTGGAACCACTCTACATGCATAATTGTTGCGGATGTGTATACCAATATATTTCACCGTATCTCTTCATACTATATAATTTAAAATTGTACGCATGAATCTCTTCGTAATATGGAATGTAAATATTGCATATATTTAAGGATTCTCCTATATTTGTATTGCAAATTTGCAATAGCGATGATTGCTACTTACCTTAACAAACGAACACGCTGGCGGTACTCCGGGTACGCCCAGCAATTCCTTCCATCCAAGTCCCAGCCAGGTTGTTGGGGTAAAGATCCTCCCACAAAAAGGAGGGCAGGTTAATAGAGAGAAAATGGAAAAGCGAAAAGAAAAGCCTGGCCCACCTCACCAACACACACAATTGACACGGACACCTCAATCCCAACTGTCCCCACACGCCTCCCGACGCAAGCAAGGAAGGGGTGGCGCAGCCGAGCCCGGCCCGCCAAAATCCCGGCGCCCCACGCCACCCCCACCCAGTCAAGAAACCCCTCGTCCGAAACCGCCACCCTTCCAGAATCCCAGCGACGGCCGCTAATCACATCGCCCCCACCCTAACCCGCCGCTAATCACATTCCCCACCTACCTTATAACACCCTCCTTCTCCCCCACCCCGCGCCCCCTTCCAATCTGAAATTCTCCACCCAACCCTAGCCGCCCGCCGCCATGGCCGAATCCGGCGACTCGTCCCCGCACTCCGCCGCGGCCACGGACGACACGCACCACGACGGCTCGGagtccgcggcggcggcggcggcgacggcggcggcggcagggcacgcgccgcctctgccgccggcgaaGGTGCGGCTGATGGTGAGCTACGGGGGGCGCATCCAGCCGCGACCCCACGACAACCAGCTCGCGTACGTCAACGGCGAGACCAAGATCCTGTCGCTCGAGAGGCCGCTCCGCTTCACCGACTTCgccgcgcgcctcgccgcgctcgCCGGAAACCTGGGGGACATCTGCGTCAAGTACCAGCTGCCCGGGGAGGACCTGGACGCGCTCGTCTCCGTCACCAACGACGAGGATCTGGAGCACCTCGTCCTCGAGTACGACCGCCTCCACCTGCTCCGCCCCGCgccgggctccggcggcggctccaACCGCGGATCCACGCTCCGGCTGAGGGTCTTCCTCTTCCCCGTCCagtcgcccccgccgccgccgcagccggctGGCCTCCTCGAGCCCAAGCCGGAGCGCCACTGGTTCGTCGAGGCGCTCAACAACATCCCGCAGCCGAAGCAGGagacgtcgccgtcgccgtcgcccgtTCCCGCGCAGCAGTCGCCGCCGCAGCAGAAGCAGGAATCGGTGTTCGCGCAGCAGTCGTCGCCGCCGCAGGCGAAGCAGGAGACGGTGTTCGTTCAGCAGCCTCCACCGCAGACGGTGGTGCACATGCCGCCGCCTCAGCCGCACATGGTGATTGCGGCGACGAGCCCCGACTACCTGTTCGGCCTCGACAACGGCTTCGTGCCTCCCCCGGCGGTGAAGGTGAAGGACCCGGCCGGCGAGCCTCCGACGATGAGGGAGAACGTCCCCGTCGAGTTACCCGCCAAAAACGACGACCGCCATCCCAACCCCGCGGGTGAGCATGTCGCGGTCTCCCCTGTCGTCTCACCTGCCGAGTTCCAGCGCCAGATCCAGGAGCTCGAGAAGCTGCAGGTCGCCGAAAACGGCACCCACCAACCACCTCCAGCGCCagcgcccgcacctgctccggccgccgcccccactcCCGCTCCCGCTCCAGCCCCGGTGCCCGCACCCGCCGCCCTTCCGAGGAACGGGAGCGACGACTCCCTGACCCGTGCGTACCCTCCCGCGACAGCCACCCCACCCGCCAACGCGGAGTACTACCTTCCCAAGTTCCCGGagaagcccccagttccacagCCGTCATCCGCTCCTCCTGCGACGGCGTACCTGCAGGTGCCGGGCAGGTATACATCCGTTGCCCCTGGCTCCGGCTCGGAGCATGCCCCCGTGTTCTTCATCCCGGCGCCCCATGGCTActtcgccgccaccgcctccccaGGTGCGACCTCCTTCCCCGCCGTGTACGCCGTTGCGCCACCCAATGCCAACGCCAACGCGAACGGCTCCGCCCCTTCGCCCGCGGTGTCGAATGCGACGGCCTACGCTCCAGCCCCGCAGGTCGCGTACGACAGCAACGGCCGCGCCATCTACTACACCAGCATGCTCCCCCAGTATCCTTCTGCTGTCAATGGCATGTCGGCGGCCGGTGCAGTACTGGGCACAGAGCCCGCGAAGCCGGTGGCTGTGAAGCCGACCGTCTCCTGATCACCACAGCTTACCTCACCTTATCTATCGCCCATGGATCAAAGGAGTTTTCCAATTTTTCTTTCATCCTCCGCCCGTCAATATCCGTTAATACCGTGTCAGTTGGATTCGTTATTGTCTCTAGTATTCACCTATATTTTTTCCTCTCCTTTTTAATTGTCTAGAGTTTTGGTTTGGCATTCTGGGTCCATGATATGATGCAAAAATTATTAGTAGTTCTTTGGTGTGCTTAGATGTATATACAGAGTCTGTGGACATAATGGATAAGTATTATATTAGCTTATTGGAGAGTTGTCCAGTCGAGTTGTTTAACAATCTTGAGGTGTCAACTGCTATTTGTTAATTCTTTGGGGGTTGCTGTATCGATTAATGCCAGAAGTTGAATGCGGGCTAATTGGCCATGTGACCTCTCGGTATTCCTGCACTCTCTGTGATGAGCGTGTATCTTGTTTCTTCGTCAATGGCTGCTCCCTCATGGGCAGCTACAGTGATTTCCTGCGCTGATCACGGGAGATCAGCTCGGTGCATTTATGTATGTGTGTACTGTGGCAAATGTTGGTTGTGTTGCTGCTGTAAAAGTTCAGTCATTGTAGTGATACGGTTGTTGTGCGTATGTTGAATGCATGAAACCAAATCTTTCGTCCAGATGAGCAGTTACGAGTTCTGTTTTAACTTGCATCCCAGATGTTGTCATTGTGCTGCATTTTTATCATTGTTCTCTTTAGTTAATTTGGATGAAATGGTGATGCAGCAGCTTCTGGTCTGACATGTCAGTGAGCGCTTGTCGCTGAATAATCGTCCTCACATTTTGATTATGTCCTATCTTTGTTAATAAGTTAACTAGTCTCTCCATCAAATTAGTTGAGCCAGATCTGGTGCTGGACTGGGATAAATGAGCTGCATGAAGCTCCATAAATGTGTATAAATTCCGTCCTCAGAAATGACGCTCTGTTGCAACTTCTCCCCTTGAAAGGCGACAGTGTGCATCGCCTGGTTCCCGCCCATTGTCACCTCCACCGCATTCCCCGCCCCATGCCTGCTTCTGCTTTGACACAAGCGTGCTGTGCTTCCTTCCTCGGAGACGCGCGAGCGTGCTGCTGCCTGCATCCCATCGTTGAGCTTGGATGCCGATTCCCAGCATCGGCGAGAGGATCTTTCATTCTTTCGATGTCCATCTATGTATCATGCCTATGCCCCTTTTCGGCAAAGATGTTTAGCTTCTGCAGCGACATGGCTTTTGACCAAAGCCATCGTCGCGCCCTTTCCCTGTGCGGATTATCGCCGCCTTTTACCACCTGATGACGCCCTGGGGTTGGGCCATGATATCTTCCTCTTGGTCTGGGATCGGCACTCGATAGAGCCCCAGCAGGAACCGCGCCAGAACTTGGATCAGAATCCTAGCCATGTGCAGGCCTGGCTTGGCAGCAGCTGAACTGGAACTGGAACTGGAAGACGAGCGCTGTTCCTCTTCAGCTGCTGTTGAGTTGAGTCACCTGAGGTCTGGAGCTGTCGCGTCCAGCAGCATTCAGCAGGCATGGCGCTGCTTGAACCCGGGAA
Coding sequences within it:
- the LOC112903732 gene encoding skin secretory protein xP2-like isoform X1, yielding MAESGDSSPHSAAATDDTHHDGSESAAAAAATAAAAGHAPPLPPAKVRLMVSYGGRIQPRPHDNQLAYVNGETKILSLERPLRFTDFAARLAALAGNLGDICVKYQLPGEDLDALVSVTNDEDLEHLVLEYDRLHLLRPAPGSGGGSNRGSTLRLRVFLFPVQSPPPPPQPAGLLEPKPERHWFVEALNNIPQPKQETSPSPSPVPAQQSPPQQKQESVFAQQSSPPQAKQETVFVQQPPPQTVVHMPPPQPHMVIAATSPDYLFGLDNGFVPPPAVKVKDPAGEPPTMRENVPVELPAKNDDRHPNPAGEHVAVSPVVSPAEFQRQIQELEKLQVAENGTHQPPPAPAPAPAPAAAPTPAPAPAPVPAPAALPRNGSDDSLTRAYPPATATPPANAEYYLPKFPEKPPVPQPSSAPPATAYLQVPGRYTSVAPGSGSEHAPVFFIPAPHGYFAATASPGATSFPAVYAVAPPNANANANGSAPSPAVSNATAYAPAPQVAYDSNGRAIYYTSMLPQYPSAVNGMSAAGAVLGTEPAKPVAVKPTVS